The Lepidochelys kempii isolate rLepKem1 chromosome 5, rLepKem1.hap2, whole genome shotgun sequence genome window below encodes:
- the LOC140911056 gene encoding uncharacterized protein, whose translation MPPRYLRSGGKLSVGAKKVTAWRDTRAQVSAIHASLVDPNLIDPEIQVTIQPFKSNSFNLPTAKLPVQYKGWSGMWTFAVYDDYPIPMLLGEDLASHVKQAKRVGTVTRSQAKQAVRPSSVPETSIRIWSEVMDPDPRPMSATAVVDPVPETQTEPVPEPEPAEQPTPDPVSAPNPVLATPTPEGPTKPEPAAAHNPTQDAQPEPEPQHSAPAESGSQSMETAPSPTSLPEGPSIDPQSNEELMSPASREQFQTEQEADESLQRAWTAAQSNPPPLSTSNCSKFVVERRLLYKETLSGGHLEDWHPQRQLVVQLSTGPSS comes from the coding sequence atgcctcccagataccttcggagcggagggaaactgagtgtgggtgcgaagaaggtcaccgcgtggagggacaccagagcacaagtgtcagctatccatgcttccttagtggacccaaatttaatcgacccagagatccaagtgacaattcaacccttcaagtccaactctttcaatttgcctacagccaagttgcctgtccagtacaagggctggtcaggaatgtggacttttgcagtctatgatgattatcccatccccatgctgttgggggaagacttggccagtcatgtgaagcaggccaagagggtgggaacggtcacccgcagccaggctaaacaagccgtgaggcctagctctgttccggaaacttctatcaggatctggtcagaggtgatggatccagaccccaggccaatgtctgcaacagcagtagtggatccagtcccagagacccagacggaaccagtcccagaaccagaaccggcggaacaaccaacaccagacccagtgtcagcaccgaacccagtacttgcaaccccaacaccagagggccccaccaaacctgaaccggcagcagcccataaccctacacaagatgctcagccggagcctgaaccgcAACATAGTgccccagcggagagcggttcacagtcaatggaaacagccccatcccctacatctcttccagagggaccaagcatagatccacaatccaatgaggaactgatgtctccagcatcaagggaacagttccagaccgaacaggaagcagatgaaagcctccagagagcttggacagcggcacagagcaacccaccgcctctcagcacTTCTAATTGTTCcaagtttgttgtagaaagaagacttttatacaaggaaactctttctggtggacacctggaagactggcatcctcagagacagttggtagtccaactaagtaccgggccaagctcttga